A genomic stretch from Gemmatimonadaceae bacterium includes:
- the rph gene encoding ribonuclease PH — MPDKAVVRTDRSNSDLRVVSLERGVAPYAEGSCLATFGSTKVLCTASVETGVPAWRRGSGLGWLTAEYAMLPRATKTRTSRERSQVGGRTHEIQRLIGRSVRAMLDDFAFGEFTIKLDCDVLVADGGTRTAAITGASVAIVDAFNWMVETRKLGATPVKRRVAAISVGVIGGEPRLDLDYPEDVGAEVDMNVVMSSTGQFVEVQGTAENGTFDRAQLNSLLDLAVAGIAELDRKQQEALAG, encoded by the coding sequence GTGCCCGATAAGGCAGTTGTTCGCACCGACCGCAGCAACTCGGACCTGCGCGTCGTTTCGCTCGAGCGCGGTGTTGCACCTTATGCCGAGGGATCGTGTCTGGCGACGTTCGGTTCGACGAAGGTCTTGTGCACCGCCTCCGTCGAGACCGGGGTACCGGCCTGGCGTCGCGGCAGCGGGCTGGGATGGCTCACGGCGGAATATGCGATGCTTCCGCGCGCGACCAAGACCAGGACGTCGCGCGAGCGGTCGCAGGTGGGCGGCAGAACGCATGAGATCCAGCGACTCATCGGGCGCAGCGTGCGCGCGATGCTCGACGACTTCGCGTTCGGCGAGTTCACTATCAAGCTCGATTGCGATGTGCTTGTCGCGGACGGCGGGACTCGAACAGCGGCGATCACCGGTGCGTCGGTTGCGATCGTGGACGCTTTCAACTGGATGGTGGAGACACGCAAGCTTGGCGCAACGCCCGTCAAGCGGCGGGTCGCCGCGATCAGCGTGGGAGTGATAGGCGGCGAGCCGCGCCTCGATCTCGACTATCCCGAGGACGTGGGTGCGGAAGTGGACATGAATGTCGTGATGAGCTCGACCGGGCAATTCGTCGAGGTGCAGGGAACGGCGGAGAACGGCACGTTCGATCGCGCGCAGCTCAACTCACTGCTGGATCTCGCCGTTGCCGGAATCGCGGAGCTCGATCGCAAACAGCAGGAAGCGCTTGCCGGCTGA
- a CDS encoding non-canonical purine NTP pyrophosphatase — MPADARVLIATRSAGKLREFHGLLADAGLTGITLDEAGIAYSPEEEEIECLDTFEENALAKARYFNGLSGMPVIADDSGLSVVALGGAPGIWSKRYSGRDDLSGQALDDANNARLQAELRGFRDTTASYMCAAAYVKGHEEVVAIGQTFGKIIAEARGDHGFGYDPYFYSTELSKTFGEAGIEEKAVVSHRGRAFRGLVAALRVRRGG; from the coding sequence TTGCCGGCTGATGCCCGCGTCCTGATCGCGACGCGGAGCGCGGGCAAGCTCAGGGAGTTCCATGGACTGCTTGCCGACGCCGGGCTCACGGGTATCACGCTCGATGAGGCGGGAATCGCCTACTCGCCGGAAGAGGAAGAGATCGAGTGCCTCGACACCTTCGAGGAAAACGCGCTCGCCAAGGCGCGCTACTTCAATGGACTGTCTGGAATGCCCGTCATCGCCGACGATTCGGGGCTGTCCGTCGTCGCGCTTGGAGGCGCGCCTGGTATCTGGAGCAAGCGATACTCCGGCCGGGATGATCTGAGCGGCCAGGCGCTGGACGACGCCAACAACGCGAGGCTTCAAGCCGAGCTTCGCGGGTTTCGCGATACGACTGCGAGTTACATGTGCGCCGCCGCATACGTGAAGGGCCATGAGGAAGTCGTCGCGATCGGACAGACGTTCGGGAAGATCATCGCCGAGGCCAGGGGCGACCACGGATTCGGCTACGATCCGTACTTCTATTCCACCGAATTGAGCAAGACGTTCGGCGAAGCTGGCATCGAGGAGAAGGCGGTAGTGAGCCATCGCGGGCGGGCTTTCCGCGGCCTCGTTGCCGCGTTGCGCGTTCGCCGTGGCGGATAG